A window of the Salarias fasciatus chromosome 7, fSalaFa1.1, whole genome shotgun sequence genome harbors these coding sequences:
- the LOC115391503 gene encoding leiomodin-2-like, with translation MSTSGYRSKLKEYEELDEDELLATLSSEELQELERELADIQPDDSIPIGLRQKDQTLKIPTGAFDRDALLKYWEDENKKLLQDQKVEPKLRQEEQSEQKKVSGTNCDTCKTPDNDKKQTVHQERKAGKNRNAKKECEQEKRDECHQEKKGVIGGTRRTEPSSQSLERSSERLSGNPIVIDKALEQILRDEPTMTEVNLNNIEDVSPETLLRFAEALCTNTHVHVFSLANTHADDRVAFAISQMLCENRSIRTLNIESNFVSGQGLLLLLAALRHNGTLVELRFHNQRHICGGKVEMEMVQLLKENSTLLKLGYQFELPGPRMAATGILTRNQDQQRQRRLQQKKEQSLSEDPGHLSKLPTDQKPQKKPLQSHCNVENQRRNSPPSLDPPTRKIAEMVKHHEGSSGSKPPLNQRKPKSKKLKNGVNEKESAEILKDLKNALKPSFQKRWDESPRPPPPQRSSRDNLMAAIRQSSISSLKRDGG, from the exons ATGAGTACCTCTGGGTACCGCTCCAAGCTGAAGGAGTACGAGGAGCTGGACGAAGACGAGCTTCTGGCCACGCTGTCCTCCGAGGAGCTCCAGGAGTTGGAGAGAGAGCTGGCTGACATCCAGCCCGACGACAGCATCCCCATCGGGCTGAGGCAGAAGGACCAGACCCTCAAAATACCCACCGGGGCGTTCGACCGTGATGCGCTGCTGAAATACTGGGAGGACGAGAacaagaagctgctgcaggaccagaagGTCGAACCCAAACTCAGACAG GAGGAGCAGTCGGAGCAGAAGAAAGTGTCGGGGACGAACTGTGACACCTGCAAGACTCCAGACAACGACAAGAAACAGACTGTACATCAggagagaaaagcaggaaaGAATAGAAATGCCAAGAAAGAGTGTGAGCAGGAGAAGAGAGATGAGTGTCATCAAGAAAAGAAAGGTGTGATAGGTGGAACCAGAAGGACGGAGCCCAGCAGCCAGAGCCTGGAGAGGTCCTCTGAGAGGCTGAGCGGGAATCCCATCGTCATCGACAAGGCTCTGGAACAGATCCTGAGGGACGAGCCCACCATGACCGAGGTCAACCTCAACAACATCGAGGACGTCTCCCCGGAGACCCTGCTCCGCTTCGCAGAGGCCCTGTGCACCAACACTCACGTGCACGTCTTCAGCCTGGCCAACACTCACGCCGACGACCGGGTCGCCTTCGCCATCTCCCAGATGCTCTGTGAGAACCGCTCCATCCGGACCCTGAACATCGAGTCGAACTTCGTGTCCGGGCAGggtctcctgctcctgctggcaGCGCTGCGGCACAACGGCACGCTGGTAGAGCTCCGCTTCCACAACCAGAGGCACATCTGCGGAGGGaaggtggagatggagatggtgcagctgctgaaagaaaacagcactcTGCTCAAGCTGGGCTACCAGTTTGAGCTTCCAGGACCCAGGATGGCTGCCACAGGGATCCTGACCCGCAACCAGGACCAGCAGCGCCAGAGGAGACTCCAGCAGAAAAAGGAGCAGAGCCTTTCAGAAGATCCTGGACACCTTTCCAAATTACCCACAGACcagaaaccacagaagaagccACTGCAGTCACACTGCAATGTAGAAAATCAGAGAAGGAATTCACCTCCATCTCTGGATCCTCCCACCAGGAAGATCGCTGAGATGGTCAAACACCACGAAGGCTCCAGCGGCTCCAAGCCGCCGCTCAACCAAAGGAAACCCAAGTCCAAGAAGCTCAAGAATGGCGTCAACGAGAAGGAGAGCGCAGAAATCCTCAAAGACCTGAAGAACGCCTTGAAGCCGTCGTTTCAGAAGAGATGGGACGAGTcgccccgcccgccgccgccgcagaggTCAAGCCGTGACAACCTGATGGCGGCGATCCGCCAAAGCAGCATCAGCTCATTGAAAAGG GATGGTGGTTAA